Proteins from one Bartonella sp. HY328 genomic window:
- the ptsP gene encoding phosphoenolpyruvate--protein phosphotransferase, producing the protein MALNSTSSKEKLIQLGSDVIDKKSAIEAVGKLLIDAGAVDVGYVNSMLGREGVANTWLGSGVAIPHGMVEDKELVKEDAVAVLQVPKGVDWGNGEVAYLIFGIAAKGEGHLNTLRQLTRLLRKPFVLEKLIKTNDKHDVVEVVFDGNDSAQDDAGANLAPAKDFAICEEWLVDYPNGLHARPASVWIDAAKATKTKLQVRNGNVISDVKSLVSLLELNAKAGDIVVFSAADDDGADNARQDLQTFIKAVKGLTASEKQAAEKAALKKAEQAMTNWLPPSGKTPIIGVSASPGLAIGAVYKVSSQNVEVADIPVSLAQGGPILQHAIETTRAQMKALVDDVTRRLGASDAAIFSAQSELLDDESLIAATCRHMVEGHGVAWSWSKAIHETAERLKSSSNPLLAARSADLLDVGRRVLGQIDPALASGSLSDLPEGGVIIIADDLSPSDTAGLVPGRVIAIATALGGPTSHTAILARTLGLPAVVAAGPSLLDVRDGQFAIIDGNGGGVWFDPDNVDQNAAKAEIEKIAKEQEKQKAERGLPATTLDDYTIDIAANINQPEQVPLALSQGAEGVGLMRTEFLFLERGDTPDEDEQYATYRAMLNALGDKPLIVRALDIGGDKQVAHLDLPHEENPFLGVRGARLLLRRPDLLYPQLRALYRAAKDGGNLSIMFPMIMSLDEVLALKERAEEIRQSIGAPSVPLGIMIEVPAAAIMADVLAEHVDFFSIGTNDLTQYTLAVDRQNPDLAASADSLHPSVLRMIDLTVKGAKKYDRWVGVCGGIAGDAYGATLLAGLGVTELSMTPRDIPAVKARFRTESLTQMRQRAQNALQLKTAKEVRALDKKTVQDNK; encoded by the coding sequence ATGGCTTTAAATAGCACTTCCTCAAAAGAAAAACTCATCCAGCTTGGTAGCGATGTCATTGACAAAAAGTCGGCGATTGAAGCTGTTGGCAAATTATTAATTGATGCTGGTGCCGTAGATGTGGGCTATGTAAACTCTATGTTGGGACGTGAAGGCGTTGCTAATACTTGGTTAGGTTCAGGTGTTGCCATTCCTCATGGCATGGTTGAGGATAAAGAGCTAGTTAAAGAGGATGCAGTTGCAGTTTTGCAAGTACCCAAGGGGGTTGACTGGGGAAATGGTGAGGTGGCCTATCTTATTTTTGGCATCGCGGCTAAAGGGGAAGGTCACCTCAACACATTGCGTCAATTGACAAGATTGTTGCGAAAGCCGTTTGTTTTAGAAAAGCTTATCAAAACCAATGATAAGCATGATGTTGTTGAGGTCGTTTTTGACGGTAATGATAGCGCGCAAGATGATGCTGGCGCAAATCTTGCTCCAGCTAAAGATTTTGCCATTTGTGAAGAATGGTTGGTTGATTACCCAAACGGCCTTCATGCGCGGCCAGCATCTGTTTGGATTGATGCGGCAAAAGCAACTAAAACAAAATTGCAGGTACGTAATGGCAATGTCATTTCAGATGTTAAAAGCTTGGTATCCTTGCTTGAACTTAATGCCAAGGCTGGTGATATAGTTGTTTTTTCAGCAGCTGATGATGATGGAGCAGATAATGCACGCCAAGATTTGCAAACTTTTATCAAGGCGGTAAAAGGTTTAACCGCCTCAGAAAAGCAAGCTGCAGAAAAAGCAGCACTTAAAAAAGCTGAACAGGCGATGACCAATTGGTTGCCGCCATCAGGAAAAACTCCGATAATTGGTGTTAGCGCTAGTCCTGGCTTAGCAATAGGTGCGGTTTATAAAGTAAGTAGCCAAAATGTCGAAGTTGCAGATATTCCAGTAAGCTTGGCGCAAGGCGGTCCAATCCTTCAACATGCTATTGAAACTACGCGCGCTCAAATGAAAGCGCTGGTTGATGATGTAACAAGGCGTTTGGGTGCCAGTGATGCCGCAATATTTTCAGCACAAAGTGAATTGCTTGATGATGAAAGCCTTATTGCTGCAACGTGCCGCCATATGGTTGAGGGGCATGGCGTTGCTTGGTCTTGGTCAAAGGCTATCCATGAAACGGCCGAACGCCTGAAGTCCTCTAGCAATCCATTGCTTGCCGCGCGTTCAGCTGATTTGTTGGACGTTGGTCGCCGTGTGCTTGGGCAAATCGATCCAGCTCTTGCCTCTGGCTCATTAAGTGATCTTCCAGAGGGTGGCGTGATTATCATTGCTGATGATTTGTCGCCGTCAGATACTGCAGGGCTTGTCCCCGGCCGTGTCATTGCAATAGCAACAGCCTTAGGTGGCCCAACGTCTCACACCGCCATTCTTGCACGTACGCTTGGCTTGCCTGCTGTTGTAGCAGCTGGTCCCTCGCTGCTTGATGTACGAGATGGGCAATTTGCAATTATCGATGGCAATGGGGGCGGTGTTTGGTTTGATCCTGATAATGTTGATCAAAATGCCGCAAAAGCTGAAATTGAAAAAATTGCAAAAGAGCAAGAAAAGCAAAAGGCCGAGCGGGGACTTCCAGCGACAACGCTTGATGATTATACAATTGATATTGCTGCAAATATTAATCAACCTGAGCAAGTACCACTTGCTCTTTCGCAAGGCGCCGAAGGCGTTGGACTTATGCGAACAGAATTTCTATTTTTAGAGCGCGGCGATACTCCTGATGAGGATGAGCAATATGCAACCTATCGCGCAATGCTTAATGCATTAGGCGATAAGCCACTTATTGTCCGTGCGCTGGATATTGGCGGCGATAAGCAGGTGGCGCATCTTGATTTACCCCATGAAGAAAATCCGTTTTTAGGTGTGCGCGGCGCACGCTTATTATTGCGGCGGCCAGATCTTCTTTATCCGCAACTGCGCGCTTTATATCGTGCAGCTAAGGATGGTGGCAATTTATCCATAATGTTTCCAATGATTATGTCGCTTGATGAAGTTTTGGCTTTAAAAGAACGAGCGGAAGAAATTCGTCAATCTATTGGTGCGCCAAGTGTGCCTCTTGGTATTATGATTGAAGTTCCAGCTGCAGCTATTATGGCAGATGTTCTTGCCGAGCATGTAGATTTCTTTTCCATTGGGACAAATGATCTTACCCAATATACATTGGCAGTGGATCGGCAAAATCCTGATCTTGCAGCCTCGGCAGATAGTTTGCATCCATCGGTTTTACGCATGATTGATCTTACGGTTAAGGGCGCAAAAAAATATGATCGTTGGGTGGGAGTATGTGGCGGTATTGCAGGCGATGCTTATGGGGCAACCTTGCTAGCAGGACTTGGCGTTACCGAACTTTCGATGACACCGCGCGATATTCCTGCGGTTAAAGCACGTTTTCGAACAGAAAGCCTAACGCAAATGCGCCAACGCGCTCAAAATGCTCTTCAACTTAAAACCGCAAAAGAAGTGCGCGCATTAGATAAAAAAACTGTGCAGGATAATAAATAA
- a CDS encoding LacI family DNA-binding transcriptional regulator, producing MVKFSCKTISIKDVAKAAGVSTATVSRTLANGKVSDDMREKVESAILKTGYRPNLAARRLRSQQNKTIGLIVADIRNPFFTNIARLIETAVEKEGFRIILCNTDENTEREQQHLSQMIEERVAGVILASTPEGLNNLDNWPASIPLVLIDRTLPHAKFDQVKIDNENASHEMIRHMVKNGRKKILCLYSQNSITGLARKNGYEMAIQEMGLDANSQAIAHGSSLSQIAAIFENINDIDGVFISNGVLALRVCTALLQAKISIPQQLSVATFDDEPWAALIAGGLSVIDQPKEDIAQQAVRLLFQRMEKPSIDPELVVLSGQPIFRNSTRNY from the coding sequence GTGGTAAAATTTTCCTGTAAAACAATTAGTATCAAAGATGTTGCTAAAGCTGCTGGCGTTTCAACGGCAACCGTTTCACGTACCCTTGCCAATGGTAAAGTTAGTGATGATATGCGCGAAAAGGTTGAAAGTGCCATTTTAAAAACTGGCTATCGGCCTAATTTGGCAGCACGGCGCTTACGTTCGCAACAAAACAAAACTATTGGATTAATTGTTGCTGATATTCGCAATCCCTTTTTTACCAATATTGCCCGCCTCATTGAAACGGCAGTAGAAAAGGAAGGTTTTCGTATTATTTTATGCAATACCGATGAAAATACCGAACGTGAACAACAACATTTATCGCAAATGATCGAAGAAAGGGTCGCAGGTGTTATTCTTGCTTCAACACCTGAAGGCCTTAATAATCTTGATAATTGGCCTGCTTCTATTCCCTTAGTCTTGATTGATCGCACCCTTCCCCATGCGAAATTTGACCAAGTGAAAATTGATAATGAAAATGCCAGCCATGAGATGATTCGACATATGGTTAAAAATGGCAGAAAAAAAATTCTTTGTCTTTATAGCCAAAATAGCATTACTGGTCTTGCCCGCAAAAACGGCTATGAAATGGCAATTCAAGAGATGGGGCTAGATGCCAATAGCCAAGCTATCGCCCATGGTTCATCACTTTCCCAGATTGCTGCTATTTTTGAAAATATAAACGATATTGACGGTGTTTTTATCAGCAATGGAGTTTTAGCCCTGCGTGTTTGCACAGCCTTGTTGCAGGCAAAAATATCTATTCCACAACAATTATCAGTTGCAACATTTGATGATGAGCCTTGGGCGGCTCTCATCGCTGGTGGATTAAGCGTTATCGACCAACCCAAAGAAGATATTGCCCAACAAGCGGTGCGGCTATTATTTCAGCGTATGGAAAAGCCCTCCATCGATCCTGAACTAGTTGTATTATCTGGCCAGCCGATTTTTAGGAATTCTA
- a CDS encoding 1-phosphofructokinase family hexose kinase, which translates to MTSSITTLTLNPAIDETVYLDDLTIGNVHRATSVRFDAGGKGINVAACLGAYSIPVAATGFLGDENLTIFEKFFAARHVDDRFIRLKGATRTNVKILTPNETTDINLPGLAPGKLELNQLNTKLHEENTGYLVLAGSLPPSCPQDIYADLVAAQHARHHFSIVDCSGAALNAVLSAPYLPMVVKPNIAELSEWAGHKLTSIDEILAEGFKLQQSGVSLVVISMGSEGALFISRHGAIHASIKIENIASTVGAGDAMVAGIVASLVEHADLEATARLATAFAAGKLMLTGADLPERSVISQFSREVICRIL; encoded by the coding sequence ATGACCAGTTCCATAACGACCCTTACCTTAAATCCAGCAATCGATGAAACCGTTTATCTCGATGATCTAACAATTGGCAATGTTCATCGCGCAACTTCAGTGCGCTTTGATGCAGGTGGCAAAGGCATTAATGTTGCTGCATGTCTTGGTGCTTATAGCATTCCAGTTGCTGCTACAGGATTTTTAGGCGATGAAAATCTCACGATTTTTGAAAAATTTTTCGCGGCACGTCATGTAGATGACCGGTTTATTAGGCTTAAAGGTGCAACACGCACCAATGTCAAAATTTTAACGCCAAATGAAACAACCGATATTAATTTGCCTGGACTTGCTCCCGGTAAGCTCGAGTTAAATCAGCTTAATACAAAACTTCATGAAGAAAATACTGGTTATCTTGTGCTAGCGGGTAGTTTGCCGCCAAGCTGTCCGCAAGATATTTATGCAGACCTTGTCGCGGCACAGCATGCTCGTCATCATTTTAGTATTGTTGATTGTTCAGGCGCGGCTCTCAATGCTGTTTTGTCAGCTCCATATTTACCAATGGTTGTAAAGCCAAATATTGCTGAATTGAGTGAATGGGCTGGACATAAGTTAACTAGCATTGACGAAATTTTGGCTGAAGGATTTAAATTACAGCAAAGTGGTGTTAGTTTGGTTGTAATATCTATGGGCAGCGAAGGTGCCTTATTTATTTCACGCCATGGAGCAATTCACGCATCAATCAAAATAGAAAATATAGCAAGTACCGTAGGTGCAGGTGACGCTATGGTGGCGGGTATTGTTGCAAGTTTAGTCGAGCATGCTGATTTAGAAGCAACTGCGCGTCTTGCTACAGCTTTCGCCGCAGGAAAATTAATGCTTACAGGCGCTGATTTACCTGAACGCTCGGTGATTTCGCAGTTTTCGCGCGAGGTTATTTGTCGAATTTTGTAA